GATGTCCTCGCCGCACTCACGGTCGAAGCATCGGTCGCCAGCCGCATGAGCTATGGCGGGACCGCGCCCGAACGGGTAAGACAGGCCATCGCTGCGGCGCGCGCTGCCGCGGCCCAGGGACAGGATTGATGTCGCACCGCCACCATATCCTTGCCACGCTCGCCGTTGCCGCGCTGCTCGGCGCGTGCGGGGCCAAGGAAGATCTGAAGCCGCCGGCGAACCAGCCGGCGCCCGTCGTTCCCATCGGCGCCGACCGCGCCCCGACCACACAGGAGCTCACGACGCCCGACGCGCAGGCCCGGCCCGCGCGCAGCGACGAACTTCTCAAACGGTCCGAACAGCGCGAACCCGACGATTTCGACCTGCCGCCTCCGGGCTGAGTCGAACCGAACTTATCTGATCCGTTCGTGTCGAGCGAAGTCGAGACACCCATCGGTGTAGCTCCGTTCCCAGGGGCATCTCGATCTTTCGACCGGCTCAAGACAGGCTTCGCTCGATGCGAACGGGAACATAGGACCAGGATTTCCTTCGATGGATCATTTTGAATATCGTGACGGCGTCCTCCACGCCGAAGACATCCCGCTGCCGCGTATTGCCAAGGAAATCGGCACCCCCGTCTATGTCTATTCGCGCGCGACGCTCGAACGCCACGCGCAGGTGTTCGCCGACGCGCTCAGGGATATTCCCAGGAAGCACATCGCCTTTGCGATCAAGTGCAACCCCAACCTTGGCGTGCTGCGCGTCCTCGCGCGGCAGGGCTATGGCGCCGACGTCGTGTCGGGCGGCGAACTCGAACGCGCGCTCGCCGCGGGCATGGCGGCGGAGGACATCGTTTTTTCTGGGGTCGGCAAGACGCGCGCCGAGCTGGCGCAGGGGCTCGACCGCGGCATCGGCCAGTTCAACATCGAGCATGAACCCGAGGGCGTCGCGCTGTCCGAAATCGCGGTGGCGAAGGAAATGACCGCGCGCGCGGTGCTGCGCGTCAATCCCGACGTCGATGCCGGCACCCACGCCAAGATTTCGACCGGCAAGGCCGAAAACAAGTTCGGCGTCGGCATCGATTCGGCGCCCGCGATCTTCGACCGGCTCTCGGCGTTGCCGGGGCTCAAGATGCGCGGCGTCGCGCTCCATATCGGCAGCCAGCTCACCAGCCTCGATCCGTTGGAGGCCGCGTTCGAGCGCGTCGGCCGCCTCGTCGCCGACCTGCGCGCTGCGGGGCACAGCATCACCCACGTCGACCTCGGCGGCGGCCTTGGTGTCCCCTATCGGCCGGAGGACAATCCCCCGACTCCGGCCGAATATGGCGCGATGGTCGCACGCGTGACAAAGGATTGGGACGTCACCCTGATGTTCGAGCCCGGCCGCGTCATTGCGGGCAACACCGGCGTGCTCCTGACCGAAGTGCTGTGGGTCAAGCCCGGCGCGACCCACCCCTTCGTCATCGTCGACGCCGCGATGAACGACCTTGCGCGCCCCGCGCTCTACGATGCCTGGCATGATTTTGTCGCGGTGAAGCCGACGGGTGAAAAAATGATCGCGTCGATCGTCGGCCCGGTGTGCGAAACGGGCGACACCTTCGCGCGCGACCGCGAAATCGACGCGGTTCAGCCGGGCGCCCTCGCGGTGTTCCGTACCGCGGGCGCTTATGGTGCGACCATGGCCTCGACCTACAACAGCCGCAGCCTCGTGCCCGAGGTGCTCGTCGATGGTGATCGCTACATCACCGTCGCCGACCGCATCGCCGCGGGCACGATCATGGCGGCGGAGCGCGTCCCCGACTGGATCGATTGAATCGGTCCTCCCCCGCAGGGGGAGGGGGACCACCCGAAGGGTGGTGGAGGGGCAGGGGAGGGCAGGCGCTGCGTTTGACTGCCCCGTGCCCCTCCACCACTTCGCTGGTCCCCCTCCCCGTTCCGGGGAGGATCTGTTAGGGCCTCCACCATGCACCAACTCCCCATCTTCCTGAACCTGACCGGCCGCACCGTCGTGCTGGTCGGCGAAGGGGAGGCGGCGGAGGCCAAGGCGCGCCTCATCCAGCGCGCGGGCGGGCGCATCATCTCCGCGTGGGAGGCAGGCGCGACCATCGCCTTCGTCGCGCTGGGCGACGAGGCCGCGGCGCGCGCCGCCGCCGACGCGCTCCGCGCCCACGGCCTGCTCGTCAATGTCGTCGACCGTCCCGATCTCTGCGATTTCACCACCCCGGCGATTGTCGACCGCGCCCCCGTCACCATCGCCATCGGCACCGGCGGCGCGTCGGCGGGGCTCGCCAAAGCGATCCGCCAGCGCCTCGAGGCGCTGCTCCCCGCGCGGCTTGGCGACCTTGCCGGGGCGCTCTACGCCGCGCGCGCCGCGATGAAGGCGCGCTGGCCTGTCGCCGCCGACCGCCGCCGTGCGATCGACGCCGCCCTCGCGCCCGGCGGCGCGCTCGATCCGCTCGACGCCGGCGCGGCGGACCGAGTGGGCGAATGGCTCGCTGCCGCAGCGCCGGATCGGCCATCGCGTCTCGAAACCATTCGCCTGACGAGCGCCGACCCGGACGAGCTCACGCTGCGCGCCGCGCGTCTGCTCGGCGAGGCCGATCATGTCTTTCACCCGCCGCACATCCCCGCCGCGATCCTGGCCCGCACCCGCGCCGACGCGGCGCGCCACATCGCCGCCGCACCGCCGCGGGAATCGCCGCCCGGCCTGTCGTTATGGCTGGAGATGCAGGTCATCGCGCTCTAGGCTGTATCGGCATTCAGCCCGGGGTAAGGGCTCCCGGGCCTTTCCGGCCTCGCGACACGAACGGAAAGATGGGGCGGCTCGCGGGTCGTCGTCACCCCTCCCCGACCTTGCGGTCGCCGGTCAGGATCGTCGCGCGCGGTTCATTGATTCAGTCCATGTTTTTTCAGCGCGTGGCGAATCTGGTCGTAACTCAGGCCAAGCGCCTCGGCGGCGACTTTCTGGTTATAGCGGCATCGCGCCATCGTGTCGGCGAGGATCGCCTTTTCATAGCTGTCGACCGCAGCGCGCAGGTCGCTCACCGGGCCCGGCGAGGGTGACGGCGCGGCGGGAGGGGCGGCGACGGACGCCGCGGCGTTCGCACGTTCGGCCTTCGCCGCGCGCACCGTGGGTTGCCACGGGCTGGCAAAGGGGTCGAAGCTCAATGCGTCGATCGGCTTCGTCGGATCGCCCCAGCGATAGACGGCGCGCTCGATGACGTTCCTGAGTTCGCGGACGTTGCCCGGCCAGTCGTGCCCTTCCATCGCCGCCAGCGCGCGCGGGCCGAATCCGGGCCATTCGTCCCAGCCGACGACCGCCGCCATGCGCTGCCCGAAGTAAGTGGCAAGCACCTCGATATCGCCTTCGCGTGCGCGCAAGGGGGGCAGGGTGATGACCTCGAACGACAGCCGGTCGAGCAGGTCGGCCCTGAACCGGTTTTCTTCGACCAGCGCGGGGAGATGCTCGTTGGTCGCCGCGACGATGCGCACATCGACGCGGATCGGGCGCGACGCGCCGACGCGCGTGATCTCGCCATATTCGACCGCGCGGAGCAGCCGTTCCTGCGCGCCCATCGACATGGTCGCCAGTTCGTCGAGAAAGAGCGTGCCGCCGTCGGCCTCCTCGAAGCGTCCCGCGCGGCTGCGCGTCGCGCCGGTGAAGGCGCCCGCTTCGTGTCCGAACAGTTCGCTTTCGATCAGCGTCTCGGGCATCGCGGCGCAGTTCATGATCACATAAGGCCGATCCCAGCGCGTCGACAGACGGTGCAGGCGCTCGGCGATCAGTTCCTTGCCCGTCCCGCGCTCGCCGATCACCAGCACCGGGCGGTCGAGCAGCGCCGCCTGGCTCGCGCGATCGACCGCGTCCTGAAAGGCCGCCGACTGGCCGATGAATTGCGTTTCGCGCTCCATTCCCAACCATTGGCAAATTTCCCCGATGATTGGCAAGATAAATCAGCGCGGAGAGTGAATTGCGCGTAAAGTTTCCCGCATTTCTGCCAGTTTTGATAGTTGGCACGCCTCCTGCAAAGATTTCTGCGAACCGGCGCACAGCGCTCCGGTGCAGCACATAGGAAGGTTGAAACGATGAAAACGAAGATTGCCCAGGCCGCTACTTTCGCGTTCAGCGCGGTGGGCGCGCTGGCCATTTTCGTCGGCGCGATCAACTATCCTGCCGCCTCTGCCAGCGCCGCCGGCCTCCCCGTCGTCGGCCTGGTGGGTGCTGCTTCGACCCCGGCGGTCGGCCCGATGGCCTGACCGGCACTGGTGCCGGGGCACTCTCCCCCCTTGCCCCGCCCCGGCACCAGCCTTTTTTGAACAAGACAACCAGGTCTCAAGTTTTCGACAGGAGTTTCCCAATGGGTATTTTTTCACGAACCCGCGACATCATCGCCGCCAACGTCACCGACCTGCTCGACCGGGCCGAGGATCCTGAAAAGATGATCCGCCAGATCATCTTCGAGATGAACGAAACGCTTGTCGAAGTTCGCGCTTCCGCCGCCCGCACCATTGCGGACCAGAAGGAGATGCGCCGCCACATCGCCAAACTCGAGAGTCTGCAGGACAGCTGGAAGGAAAAGGCCGAACTCGCGCTGTCGAAGGACCGCGAAGACCTCGCCACCGCCGCGCTCGTCGAAAAGCAGAAGGCCGGCGACATGGCCGAGCGACTCAAGGCCGAGATCGCCGTCCTCGACGACGCGCTGTCCGGTTATGAAGCCGACATCGCCAAGCTTCAGAAAAAGCTGTCGGAAGCGCGCGCGCGCCAGTCGAATATCGTCAACCGCCTCGAAAGCGCCGAGAACCGCTATCGCCTCCGCGAAATGACCAACGGCGACCGCGTCGAAGACGCTTTCTCGCGCTTCGAGATCCTTGAGCGCCGCGTCGACGAAGCCGAGGGCCGGGCCGATGCGCTGGGTCTCGGTTACAAGAAGTCGCTCGACGAAGAGATCGCCGAACTTCAGGCTGCCGA
This DNA window, taken from Sphingopyxis alaskensis RB2256, encodes the following:
- the lysA gene encoding diaminopimelate decarboxylase, with amino-acid sequence MDHFEYRDGVLHAEDIPLPRIAKEIGTPVYVYSRATLERHAQVFADALRDIPRKHIAFAIKCNPNLGVLRVLARQGYGADVVSGGELERALAAGMAAEDIVFSGVGKTRAELAQGLDRGIGQFNIEHEPEGVALSEIAVAKEMTARAVLRVNPDVDAGTHAKISTGKAENKFGVGIDSAPAIFDRLSALPGLKMRGVALHIGSQLTSLDPLEAAFERVGRLVADLRAAGHSITHVDLGGGLGVPYRPEDNPPTPAEYGAMVARVTKDWDVTLMFEPGRVIAGNTGVLLTEVLWVKPGATHPFVIVDAAMNDLARPALYDAWHDFVAVKPTGEKMIASIVGPVCETGDTFARDREIDAVQPGALAVFRTAGAYGATMASTYNSRSLVPEVLVDGDRYITVADRIAAGTIMAAERVPDWID
- a CDS encoding precorrin-2 dehydrogenase/sirohydrochlorin ferrochelatase family protein, with amino-acid sequence MHQLPIFLNLTGRTVVLVGEGEAAEAKARLIQRAGGRIISAWEAGATIAFVALGDEAAARAAADALRAHGLLVNVVDRPDLCDFTTPAIVDRAPVTIAIGTGGASAGLAKAIRQRLEALLPARLGDLAGALYAARAAMKARWPVAADRRRAIDAALAPGGALDPLDAGAADRVGEWLAAAAPDRPSRLETIRLTSADPDELTLRAARLLGEADHVFHPPHIPAAILARTRADAARHIAAAPPRESPPGLSLWLEMQVIAL
- the pspF gene encoding phage shock protein operon transcriptional activator — its product is MERETQFIGQSAAFQDAVDRASQAALLDRPVLVIGERGTGKELIAERLHRLSTRWDRPYVIMNCAAMPETLIESELFGHEAGAFTGATRSRAGRFEEADGGTLFLDELATMSMGAQERLLRAVEYGEITRVGASRPIRVDVRIVAATNEHLPALVEENRFRADLLDRLSFEVITLPPLRAREGDIEVLATYFGQRMAAVVGWDEWPGFGPRALAAMEGHDWPGNVRELRNVIERAVYRWGDPTKPIDALSFDPFASPWQPTVRAAKAERANAAASVAAPPAAPSPSPGPVSDLRAAVDSYEKAILADTMARCRYNQKVAAEALGLSYDQIRHALKKHGLNQ
- the pspA gene encoding phage shock protein PspA translates to MGIFSRTRDIIAANVTDLLDRAEDPEKMIRQIIFEMNETLVEVRASAARTIADQKEMRRHIAKLESLQDSWKEKAELALSKDREDLATAALVEKQKAGDMAERLKAEIAVLDDALSGYEADIAKLQKKLSEARARQSNIVNRLESAENRYRLREMTNGDRVEDAFSRFEILERRVDEAEGRADALGLGYKKSLDEEIAELQAADKVADELAALKAAQAKK